The following proteins are co-located in the Phragmites australis chromosome 10, lpPhrAust1.1, whole genome shotgun sequence genome:
- the LOC133883291 gene encoding ribose-phosphate pyrophosphokinase 2, chloroplastic-like, with amino-acid sequence MASTAAAAGTPSSPLLSSRRRSVSSSFRAAASRFRPPRCVLGSEQLRVAEGKRMGGGEPRGAAWTPKAPAQEARLAALPREARDSRMKIFSGTANRPLSQEIAAYLGVDLGKILIKRFADGEIYVQLQESVRGCDVFLVQPTCSPVNENLMELFIMIDACRRASARSITVVIPYFGYARADRKAQGREPITAKLAANLLTEAGSDRVIVCDIHSTQALGYFDIPVDHIYGQPVILDYLASKTISEDLVVVSPDVGGVVRARAFAKKLFDAPLAIVDKRRQGHNMSEVMHLIGDVKGKVAIMVDDMIDTAGTITSAAALLKQEGAEAVYACCTHAVFSPPAIERLSGGIFEEVIVTNSILLPDDKCFPQLTVLSMANLVAETIWHVHRDGSVSSIFQ; translated from the exons ATGGCGTccaccgcggccgcggcggggaCCCCGTCCTCCCCGCTCCTTTCCTCCCGCCGACGCAGCGTCTCCTCGTCgttccgcgccgccgcctcccgcttCCGCCCGCCG AGGTGCGTGCTCGGGAGCGAGCAGCTGCGTGTGGCGGAGGGGAAGCGGATGGGCGGGGGCGAGCCGCGGGGCGCCGCGTGGACGCCCAAGGCGCCCGCACAGGAGGCGAGGCTTGCGGCGCTGCCGCGGGAGGCGCGGGACTCCAGGATGAAGATCTTCTCCGGCACGGCCAACCGCCCGCTCTCCCAG GAAATTGCTGCCTACCTGGGCGTAGACCTTGGCAAGATCCTCATCAAGCGCTTTGCTGATGGAGAAATTTATGTGCAACTGCAAGAGAGTGTGAGGGGCTGTGATGTGTTCTTGGTCCAACCCACGTGCTCTCCTGTCAATGAAAACCTCATGGAGCTCTTCATCATGATTGATGCATGTCGGCGAGCATCAGCGCGGTCTATTACTGTTGTCATTCCATACTTTGGGTATGCCAGAGCAGACAGAAAG GCTCAAGGGCGTGAGCCCATTACTGCTAAACTTGCTGCAAATTTACTTACGGAGGCTGGTAGTGATCGTGTCATTGTATGTGACATTCATTCTACACAAGCATTGGGGTACTTCGATATTCCTGTGGATCATATATACGGACAG CCTGTGATTCTGGATTACCTTGCCAGCAAGACAATATCTGAAGATCTTGTGGTTGTTTCTCCTGATGTGGGTGGTGTTGTTAGAGCACGTGCATTCGCCAAGAAATTATTTGATGCCCCTTTAGCTATTGTTGATAAAAGAAGACAGGGTCACAACATGTCAGAG GTCATGCACTTAATTGGTGACGTGAAAGGGAAAGTTGCTATCATGGTTGACGACATGATTGACACAGCAG GAACAATCACTAGTGCAGCAGCTTTGTTAAAACAGGAAGGAGCAGAAGCTGTCTATGCTTGTTGTACACATGCTGTCTTCAG TCCTCCTGCAATTGAAAGGCTTTCTGGAGGCATCTTTGAGGAAGTTATAGTAACAAACTCCATTCTGCTGCCAGACGACAAATGCTTCCCTCAGCTGACGGTGCTTTCAATGGCAAATCTTGTAGCTGAAACAATCTGGCATGTTCATCGTGATGGCTCCGTGAGTAGCATCTTCCAATAG
- the LOC133930326 gene encoding lipoxygenase 2.1, chloroplastic-like — MLTATQPLGAVLTPSHGPSSFTSTVSSGRWAAPAPRRRRSSTRRTVSKVSCSSTSLAEVNGQAVGTVTLPELITPLHGLHEEKITMKATVTVHLKDISLSGDAFDAWEHLIHRKWLLLELVSAELDPETEQERDTVSSSATYLRREGTDFFIYEATFTVPASFGTVGAVHVENDHHRDMFIRDIKVFRDGYESSAVTFHCNSWIVYKNDNPADKRTFFPLKSYLPSQTPRGVERLRKSELQAIRGNGYGERRKSERIYDYDVYNDLGDPDHDLDTKRPVLGGKEHPYPRRCRTGRHRSKTDPLSEVRTAKGEIYLPRDEAFSERKDRAFNTKLTLSGLHAFCTSTKTSEHQNLSFPSLAAIDALFEDGFRNQPPEKEGDLASFFISLIDKELHHLLKGEAAEVVEEIRRVFKFETPEIHDKDKFAWFRDEEFARETLAGMNPMSIQLVTEFPIVSKLDEETYGSRESLITKKLIEEQINGIMTAEEAVKNKKLFMLDYHDMLLPYVHAVRELDHRTLYGSRTLFFLTKDGTLQPIAIELTRPKSPTKPQWRQVFTPGSDASVTGSWLWQLAKTHVLAHDTGYHQLVSHWLRTHCCVEPYIIAANRQLSQMHPIYRLLHPHFRFTMELNVLGRDLLISANGVIESTFSPGKYCMELSSAFYDKLWRFDMEALPADLIRRGMAVQGKDGKLELSIEDYPYANDGLLVWDAIKEWASDYVKHYYPCAADIICDEELQSWWTEVRTKGHEDKKDEPWWPKLDSHESLVQVLTTIMWITSCHHAAVNFGQYPFSGYFPNRSTITRRNMPSEMGGEDMRAFLEDPEKVLLDTFPSQYQSVTVLTILNVLSSHSPGEEYLGTHAEPAWLAEGQIKSAFDKFKGSMMDIAGQIDEWNKDPNRKNRHGAGVVPYVLLKPSDGDPKDKKSVMEMGIPSSISM, encoded by the exons ATGCTAACGGCAACGCAACCTCTAGGTGCGGTGCTCACCCCGAGCCATGGCCCTTCTTCCTTCACCAGCACAGTCTCGTCAGGGCGgtgggcggcgccggcgcctcgCCGGAGACGGAGCAGCACTCGCCGCACCGTCTCCAAAGTGAGCTGCAGCAGCACCAGCTTGGCCGAGGTCAACGGGCAAGCCGTAGGCACGGTCACCCTCCCGGAACTGATCACCCCCCTGCACGGGCTGCACGAGGAGAAGATCACGATGAAGGCCACGGTGACGGTGCACTTGAAGGATATCAGCTTGTCCGGAGATGCTTTCGATGCGTGGGAACATCTGATTCATCGAAAATGGCTACTCCTTGAGCTTGTCAGCGCCGAGTTGGATCCAG AAACGGAGCAGGAGAGGGACACAGTCTCCAGCTCCGCCACGTACTTGCGCCGGGAAGGCACCGATTTTTTCATATACGAGGCCACCTTCACCGTGCCGGCTTCGTTCGGCACCGTCGGCGCCGTGCACGTCGAGAACGACCACCACCGCGACATGTTTATCAGGGACATCAAGGTCTTCCGCGACGGCTACGAGTCGAGCGCCGTCACCTTCCACTGCAACTCATGGATCGTCTACAAGAACGACAACCCCGCCGACAAGCGCACCTTCTTCCCTCTCAAG TCCTACCTCCCGTCGCAGACGCCCAGGGGCGTGGAGAGGCTGCGCAAGAGCGAGCTCCAGGCCATCCGCGGGAATGGCTACGGCGAGCGCAGGAAATCCGAGCGCATCTACGACTACGACGTGTACAACGACCTCGGCGACCCCGACCATGACCTCGACACCAAGCGGCCGGTGCTCGGCGGAAAGGAGCACCCCTACCCGCGACGCTGCCGCACGGGCCGCCATCGCAGCAAGACAG ATCCGTTGTCGGAGGTGCGGACCGCCAAGGGGGAAATCTACCTGCCCCGGGACGAGGCGTTCTCGGAGCGCAAGGACCGGGCGTTCAACACCAAGCTGACCTTGTCGGGGCTGCACGCGTTTTGCACGAGTACCAAGACGTCGGAGCACCAGAACCTGAGCTTCCCCTCCTTGGCGGCGATCGACGCGCTGTTCGAGGACGGCTTCAGGAACCAGCCGCCGGAGAAAGAGGGGGACCTGGCGAGCTTCTTCATCTCCCTGATCGACAAGGAGCTGCACCACCTCCTCAAGGGTGAAGCGGCGGAAGTTGTCGAGGAGATACGCAGAGTCTTCAAGTTCGAAACGCCGGAGATTCACGACA AGGACAAGTTTGCATGGTTCAGAGACGAGGAATTCGCGCGAGAAACCCTTGCAGGGATGAACCCAATGAGCATCCAACTAGTCACG GAGTTCCCTATTGTCAGCAAGCTCGACGAGGAAACCTACGGCTCGAGGGAGTCTCTTATCACCAAAAAGCTGATTGAAGAGCAGATAAACGGGATCATGACAGCTGAGGAG GCCGTTAAGAACAAGAAGCTGTTCATGCTGGACTACCACGACATGCTCCTGCCTTACGTGCACGCGGTGCGCGAGCTGGATCACAGGACGCTGTACGGCTCGCGCACGCTCTTTTTCCTGACCAAGGACGGAACACTCCAGCCGATCGCCATCGAGCTGACGAGGCCCAAGTCCCCGACCAAGCCGCAGTGGCGCCAGGTCTTCACGCCGGGGTCGGACGCCAGCGTCACAGGATCCTGGCTGTGGCAGCTCGCCAAGACCCATGTCCTGGCTCACGACACCGGCTACCACCAGCTTGTTAGCCACTG GCTGAGGACACACTGCTGCGTTGAGCCGTACATCATCGCGGCGAACCGGCAGCTGAGCCAGATGCACCCCATCTACCGGTTGCTGCACCCGCACTTCCGGTTCACGATGGAGTTGAACGTCCTGGGGCGCGATTTACTCATCAGTGCGAATGGAGTCATCGAGAGCACCTTCTCGCCGGGGAAGTACTGCATGGAGCTCAGCTCAGCGTTTTACGACAAGTTGTGGCGGTTCGACATGGAGGCGCTGCCGGCCGACCTGATCCGAAG GGGCATGGCGGTCCAAGGGAAGGATGGCAAGCTGGAGCTGAGCATAGAGGACTACCCGTACGCCAATGACGGCCTGCTGGTGTGGGATGCCATCAAGGAGTGGGCGTCAGACTACGTGAAGCACTACTACCCGTGCGCGGCGGACATCATCTGCGACGAGGAGCTCCAGAGCTGGTGGACGGAGGTGCGCACGAAAGGCCACGAAGACAAGAAGGACGAGCCGTGGTGGCCGAAGCTGGACAGCCACGAGAGCCTGGTCCAGGTCCTGACCACCATCATGTGGATCACGTCGTGCCACCACGCAGCGGTGAACTTCGGCCAGTACCCCTTCTCCGGGTACTTCCCGAACCGCTCGACCATCACCCGGAGGAACATGCCTTCGGAGATGGGCGGCGAGGACATGCGCGCGTTCCTGGAGGATCCGGAGAAGGTGCTACTGGACACATTCCCGTCCCAGTACCAGAGCGTCACGGTCTTGACGATACTGAACGTCCTGTCGTCGCACTCGCCGGGAGAGGAGTACCTGGGCACGCACGCCGAGCCGGCGTGGCTCGCGGAGGGACAGATCAAGTCGGCGTTCGACAAGTTCAAAGGGAGCATGATGGACATCGCAGGGCAGATCGACGAGTGGAACAAGGACCCGAACCGGAAGAACCGGCACGGCGCCGGCGTGGTGCCGTATGTGCTGCTCAAGCCGTCCGACGGTGACCCCAAGGACAAGAAAtcggtgatggagatgggcATCCCGAGCAGCATCTCCATGTGA
- the LOC133931060 gene encoding uncharacterized protein LOC133931060, with product MAAGPSCSNGAAKFIVFGNSVVYILGPLKYATVYGCSDTTIVLGAVGKVVKVEHCERVQIIAASKRICIANCRECIFYLGVNHPPLIVGDNHKLQVAPFNTYYPQLGEHLAQAGVDPNVNKWDQPFVLGVVDPHDSLSHPAGVSDVQSESATCLDPDLFTNFLIPSWFEAQGPTKYNPFALPEVYWASQRKKHASLEDIQKNIRELEIDDNRKKELACALHAQFKDWLYASGNIRQLYSLQIE from the exons ATGGCGGCTGGCCCGTCCTGTTCTAATGGAG CTGCCAAATTCATCGTATTCGGCAACTCTGTTGTCTACATTTTAGGCCCACTTAAGTATGCTACTGTCTATGGATGTTCTGACACTACCATTGTTCTTGGTGCTGTTGGTAAG GTGGTAAAAGTGGAGCATTGTGAACGAGTGCAAATTATTGCAGCTTCGAAACGAATTTGTATTGCCAATTGTCGTGAATGTATCTTTTACTTGGGAGTAAATCACCCACCACTAATTGTGGGGGACAACCATAAATTACAA GTTGCTCCATTTAATACTTATTATCCTCAACTGGGGGAGCATTTGGCACAAGCTGGTGTGGATCCTAATGTCAACAAGTGGGACCAACCTTTTGTATTGGGAGTTGTGGATCCACATGATTCATTATCTCATCCTGCTGGGGTTTCTGATGTCCAGTCCGAGTCTGCCACTTGTCTAGACCCAGATCTATTCACAAACTTTTTG ATTCCTAGTTGGTTTGAGGCACAAGGGCCTACCAAATACAATCCATTTGCATTACCTGAAGTTTATTGGGCATCCCAAAGGAAAAAG CATGCTTCTCTGGAAGATATTCAAAAGAATATTCGGGAACTGGAGATCGATGATAACCGGAAGAAAGAATTGGCATGTGCCCTTCATGCTCAATTCAAGGACTGGTTATATG CTTCAGGCAATATCCGCCAGCTTTACTCTTTGCAAATTGAATAA